The DNA segment gggaggggggaaaACTCTAAGACAAATAAATCAATAAATAGTCGCTAATgtgtatcacacacacacagtcgcgaATTATTATTTCATAGGCTTTCAAGGAGAGTCTTAGTAGATCACTTTGTATTATTGCCATCATACACAGTGAACAGATTGACAAATGGAGCAAAGGCAACATGCACCATTTGTTAAACTATCACAGCCCTAGGCTATTGAAAGGTGCACAAACATTGCCTCAGGCACAACACAACAGGTAATGCTCACAATAAACACTGAGCACTCTATCAGATTGAAAGCaagcacacacccactcactctaAGCACAAACAATTGCAGACAAACAGGCTAGATCTATACTCTTTGAAGGAAATGTACATAATACAATTAAATTGTGTAcacagctatatacatgtaaggtGCATGGAAGAGTAAATAGGGTGTAATCTGAATAGGAAACCATTGCTAGGGAAAAGGCTGAAAtctgtaatataattattatgctgaaAGTAAATAATGTGCACGTAGTAATGGGATGCAAATATAGCGTTTTCAAGTAGCTGATCAGCTGCTGAGACTGCAGGCAGGGAGGACAGACAGTATAATACACATACATAGCAATCTTATTCCTGTCATTCATACAAATGTGTACGTATAGAACAGCTAGCAGTGCATGTGAGCACATGCGGGAAGTATTTACCACAaggctatacatgtaatatttgCAGGTTGTTACTCTTTTGAACAATGAACACACTCGTTGCTTGGAGAGACATAATTCAAATAGAACAACAATCCATAACCTTTTCTACTGCATGctcatacacataattatacacacccTCATCTGTGTGGTGGACTGGTGGTCTCTGGTCTGGCCCCTCCCACTCTCGGAGGGTCGTAATTTCTCAGAGGGGGTAGTATCTTCCCACCACGCCCCCCAAGCTCCTGCGATATCCGCTGGTAGTCAGGTCTGGAGGTCAGAAATAATGAAAGTTTATACAGGTAAAGGTTTATATGTTTTTGTAGAAGACAATGTGATGTAGCAAAGACAACACACAACATCTGCTCTTGCAACTTCCTTAAGCTACGTATCCATGTTAGTATCATTGTTGTAAGAAGAATTTTACGTACTCATGAAAACTGAATGCAGTGTGGTGGTAAACAATGAGAATCAAGAGGTTCCAAGCAATTCATAACCAACTGCACCATCATTGCTAAGCAACAATATCTTAGCTGCAAAACACACGTATTAAGAGTCTCTCGTCCTCCTCCACTCCACTAAAGTCAGCCTCAATACGTTCAATATGAGCATTGATCTCATCGTTATACCAATCACGCTGCTGGAGGTGTAGAATTGAATAACACATTAAAACTAGTTTAGTTAGGAACACACTCTCACCCCAGCAAGTGCAATAATTCAGTAACATAAAAGTCAGTGGTAAACACATTCACAGTTTTGCTATTGGTATAATCTAAGTATGTACAATAATctaaaaacaaaataattatcaaagCAGCAGTAAATTAAATGTTTTATGTGCGAATTACTGTTAATTAAACCAGTTCTTTGAAGTTGGCATAAGTTTCAAAACTGTCCACATAGTCAGCCAGTGCCTCGTGACAGAAAGCATACATCTCCTACATAGTGGGTGGATGTACGGTGATTACTTAATATTGAAAGATAATGTCTACAAAGCACACAGGTACTTTTAGTTTACTTTCAAAATAAACAGTGTAGCTAAACATTGGATCTATACAGCATAGAATGGAGAATAGAATGTAGTAGAACAGTAGAATATAGCTTCCAATAGACTTGTAAACTTACAGGGTTGCTAACGAGCCCCTCCCTTTGTTTGCGAGCAAACTTGATGAACTGGAACACATCGACCACGCCCTCAATCTTGAGTCGCTCCAGTTGAGCATGCAGGGTGATGAACACTCCAGTACGACCAATCCcattgctgcatgtgtgtgagggggaggtagTAAGGCATTAAGTGTCACTGTGGGTAGTGAGACATTGTTTACTTTGCATAAGTTgctgcgtgtgcgtgtgtgtgtgtgtgtgtgtgtgggggtagtgAGACAATGAGATACTTATACTAACACGGCTGTACCATAAAAAATAAAAgtatttacacacacacacacacacacacacacacacacacacacacacacacacacacacacacacacacacacacacacacacatactcactTGCACATGACGACAATGGGCTTGTTGCCTGAGGCCATCTGAACAGCATTCACCTCTTGCACAACGTCCAGTATAGCGGTagggctctgtggggggtcctTCTCGGTCCAGCGTGTGAAGTGGAACTGTGTAACCACAGAGGGGGGCTCATCAGAAGTTGCCATGGCAACAGATAGCTTCCTGACAACGTAGTTCCCATAAGCGTCGAATGTCTGCTGAGTGACAGTGAAGTCACCATAAGTGCCTGCCTCTCCTTGGTACTTGGGCCAGTAGCGATGGCACACCTCCTGTTGATAAGTAGACACGAATAGGCTAGCAAAGAATGTACGATAAAAAAACTTTAGGATACATATAATGAATTTTCTTTACTTCTTAAAAAGTTAtttgctagctatagatagTTCTTTTCCTATGTGTAAATCATTCACTATAAACATGTGAAAGCAACTAAAGATAcacaccacataattatagtgttaccTGCTCTTCCTCCATGAGGGTACAGAGCATGACAATACAGCTGCACCCATTCTCCACCACCATCCTCCACAAGTCTCCAGTGGTGTGCTCCAGGGGACCTTGAGTGGCTATGTACCCTCGCCTCTGTTGGTAGCCCTGGACAAGAGAGAGTTTAAAACTTGAAAGATAAAATCATATGAACAGTCGCTAGAGAAAGACATAGTATATGTGTGATACGGCATTAGCTTCCTCACATGAATGTAGCTGGCATTGATGTAGTTAGAACCAGAAGGTGAGAACTGAAGCTGGACTCTGTGCATCTCATCTACAAATGGATAATGAAACCTCACTTGTTCAGTGCGGTTATGAGGTTAGCTTACTTGGCAGAATCTGAGAGTATCTGTTCTTGTCTTCATTCTCCTCATTCTGAGAGCTGTAGTAGTCCTCTGTCCCGTCAAGCCCAGAAAACTCACTCAAAATCTGAGCAAGCGGACacagtgacataattatgcggctccataattttataataaCTGGAAAACATTAGCACAGGTAATTGGACAGAGCACAGACACACTATAGTACGAACAAAGCATAGAATCACTCACCTTGAACTGTCGCTGGAAGCCAGTGGGTGTGTCCTCATCAGCAGCAGCTGGTTCTTTGAGCTGGTTGACAGTTGTCATGAGAGCATGTGCTGGTATCTCTGTCTCCCCACACACTATGAGCTCCTTGAGGGCATTATGCAGGAAGATGTACTGAGACTGAGGAAGGTGTGGGggatgcttataattattgactgacTGGTCACAGAACATTTATCACGTTGCATGGGTACACATTATTGTGATAACCACACATAGCAATCgtataagcataattatatgcataattatatacatgcatgcaagcatgtACAATCAGTAATttaactgtgtacatgtacaatgtcatgtattcACAGTACATTAATTCACACATAATACAGAGTTAAGCGTACCAGAGTCTGTACGAGGAGCACCCTCTGTTTTCGAATATGAGTAACGCAATCGTAGATATGTATCATCCCGTCCTGCTCCATACGATCCAACATCGTATCCAAGACAATAAACGTTCCTGTGCGTCCGACACCAGCGCTGCAGTGTACGAGGAGTGGGCGGGGATCATCCTGGGGGTGTGTCTTACGAACAGCACGAGTGAAGTAGATGAGGGACATGCCACTAGAGGGGACACCGTGGTCTGGCCAGGAGGTGTAGTGGAACAGGGTCACCTCAAACACAGGGGACGAGCCGAGGGTGGGCTATAGGGGGTGGAGTTTACAGTATTTATCAATGGGTGCTTGCAAGTGTGTACAACAGTACCAGTGGTACATGTTTGTAACAATTAGACATTATTATGCTTTCTACTTTACATTTATTAGCAATGAGGTGTTTCTGGGGGCGttgtatgtacacagtacaccaAACCGTTTTTAGTTAAGCCAACTGACTTGATTGACTTTCATTTTCCTGACAGTGAAGTCGGGGAAGGCCACCATACTGGTCAGAGAGACCACGATGCCACAGCCCATCTCAAGAGGTTGGTCGTCCTTCAGGGGCCAATAGCACTCACACTTTTTCTATAAGGGGTTATGGAAATAACAAATGACACCGAAAACcaccagcaaaatgtacaagATTTTCAATAGACAATAATTTTGATAACGAGGGTTAAATGATGTAGTAGCTCACCCTCTCCTCAAAACATCTGGTGAGCATGACAATCGTTTGCAATTTATTCTCGAAAATCATCTTCCAGAAATCTTCCAGCGTATTAGGCAGAGGACCTGAGTTTGAAGAAATGATACAGCAACCACTACTGGAAATGTTAGTGCATTTACCTTGAGCAGCAATGTATTTGGTGTTAGCCATATATccctgcaaataattatataggtgtatGAAAAACGAGCAACAATCAATGATACAAATTGACTTACGTAAACGTAGCTGGCATTGATGTAGTCTGATCCTATGACGTCCTTTACAGGCTTCAACTTAACACGATTGAAATCATCTGTACACAAAATAaacacagcataattatagcaaaccCAAACGAACGTACTCACAAGGGAAGACGTTTCCAAATCTGTTCTTGATTGTATTGTGGGACAGCTTTGACTGGTTGTTGGGAGAATGGGGCTCCTTGCTGATGGACTGAGGGGAGAAAGAATTAGGCAATCAATTAACTATATCACATTTGTAAACTGTGAGAAATATTGTTCGACTCTGCACACATGCTTACCGTGTACTCAGTCTCGAAGAGCTTGTCTGTGTCCTCGTGCATTGTGTCCACATGAGCAGGGAAGTCAGTggtgtaaaatgaactgttcTGACCAATTCCAGATACTGTAAAATGTAAAACAAAAGTAGTTGCTACAGGCATACTCACAGGGATGTCCATAGTACTCCGCCCATAGTTTGTATCTAGATACGTACATTGAGATACAATTTGATAGCCTTTCCTTAGCCATGCATCCTTTTCTGAGTGTGTGGTATTGTGAGATGGTGGATACCTTGTGTATTATCTCCGCTTCCCTCCTTACTGAAGGAGGAGGTAGTCACACCCACATGCATATCTGCATCAGGGGTCAAGGTGTCAATGTGGTCGTCCAGGGGTATGTCCAATGGGGTCAGGGGGTCAACTTTCACAGTGAAAAGAGATTTATGCGTGACCCTCCCTCCACCAAATGTAAGGCCAGAAAAAGTGTGCTTACCAGATCTTTGAGCCCTGAAAAATTTATATTaggtacattgtataataattatcagcaggagtgcatgcactcctgatatcAGTTTATGCAGCTCTGAATTATTTGTGTTTTGTTAGACTTGTTTTACACAGTGCATGAATTTCCTTGACTTACCTGACAACAATGAGAATAACCGCTCCAATGATCAATAGAGCAACCACCAAAATAACGATCCCAGCAACTATCCCTACAACCATGGCAGTGCTACTCGTAGTTGGTTCTGTGGGTAAGAAGAGAGTCGTGATGGTAACTCATCAGATTGGACTAATATTTATGTGCATCACACACATAAATGTAAACAATATACTGTACCTTCGCATTCTGGTGGTCTGCTCCAGGTTGCATTTGCCTGACAAGTACTTGTAGCAATCCCAAAGAGTGCATAGCCATCATTACAGCTGTATGTCACTGTCCCTGTGAATGTTGTGGTTGTTGGTATCCCAGGAGATCCATTGGTAATAGACGGAGGGGTCCCACAGTCCACAGCTATGTGTGCACATTATCATGTGATCAaatatacaattattatagtagaACATACGTGGACATTGAGGAGCAGCACCATCCCACTGACCACTAGGAGTGCTTCCATCACCAGTACAGGTCCTCTCATTGACTCCACTTGTTAACACATGTCCATCGTTGCATTGATAAGTAGCTCTTGTTTCATAGTCATATGGTATACTAGTACCACTAAAGTAATTGATTATTCCATTTGTAATGCTTGGGAGAGCAGAGCACATGATATCTGAACCAGAAACGAGTTTTGATCTATTCAGTAGCATTCAATTAACTCACGATCACAAGTTGGTTCACTTCCATTGAATCTCCCGATTGTCCCTCTACCATAATCAGTGACACATGTTCGACTCTCAGTACTGTTCAGACCATAACCAGGAGAGCAGGTGTAGGTGGCTACTGTGCcaaagatgtacatgtacttgccaTTTTGCATGCGCAATTGGTTTGAGTAAGTCACATTTCCATTAGTAGGTTCAGTCAGCGAGTTACATTGGGTTGCTGAAAGTTTTAACTAAGTAAAATAATCATTAACTATTTAGTGCAAGTGACTTACAGACACAGCTTGGCTCCtgaccactccacactccaatgGCGTCCattccatcatcatccataCACACTCGTACCTCATTACCCTCAAGATAAAACCCAGCCTCACAAGTGTAGGTTGTATTAGTTCCCAGGTCATAGTCAGAGGTGACATCAGGAGAGTAGGAGATCATGCCATTTGTAATGGTCGGTAGAGGAGGACACATTATGGCTGTAGGATTATACTCAACGTGGAACGTGCTCTTGGAAtgattgtgtacatgcatgtactatacctGGCTACAATACTaaccttgacaagttggagctaaCCCATCCCAGATCCCTCCATTGAGACAGATCCTTGTGGTGctccctccagtgagagtgtagccaggattGCAGCTGTAGATAGCCACAATTCTGTTGTCAGGAGATCCATCACTGTAGACAATGTCTCCATTGGTGAGAGTGAGGTCAGAACAGAGTATCTCTGTATGGGAATCCATAAATTACATAAAAAACCGAAGATATATTTcacttacgctgacaaacTGGatctgacccactccacattccatcatTCTCACAAGTCCTGGTAGCCTCTCCATTGATAGTACTAGTGTAGCCCgcgtcacaggtgtaggtggccacgtCAGGGGATCCACCACTATAGGAGAccatcccattggtcagtgaGGGTAAGTCAGAGCAGATACCTGTAGAGAAGTAGGTACACTCAATAAAAGAATGGTCCGCATTCCATTtcacttacgctgacacactAGAGGTGATCCACTCCATACTCCATTACTCTCACAAGTGCTAATAGtgcctccagtgagagtgtagccagtgtcacaggtgtaggtggccacagtgcccaCTGGTATTGAACTAGCAGTGTCCATATTGTagctgatcattccattggttggTTTAGTCAGGTCAGAgcaggtggtgggtggagcaGCAGTCGGTcctatgtatacatgcacataattgttTGAAACGCAAACTGTTACAAAACTCACTTTGACAACTTGATTTTACactacataccgtatagcgtgtaattttcgtggggtaaagtATTCGTTATTTCGTGGGTAAGCTGGCctccacgaaaacgtaggcgtgaTTTATCGGAACACACGCAATGCAGTGTAGGAAATGAAGTCAAACGAACATTTTACTgacgaaaatcaccgttttcgagttgaacaaatttaccccgctatacggtatacatttgttgccttttgacctctgagatcaaaggaatagcagtgccagtataattatggcatattgcactgggTCAAagtaaccacacacacacacacacacacacacacacacacacacacacacacacacacacacacacacacacacacacacacacacacacacacacacacacacacacacacacacacacacacacacacacacacacacacacacacacacacacacacacacacacacacacacacacacacacacacacacacacacacacacacacacacaactgtatacctcgcttgcgcatgcgcaccgaggcataataaacagcttgtggcacTCATAGCCCTAATACATACACATCAATACTTCGGGTTAGTACAAGTATAAGTGAATTATACACTTTCGCTGATAACTTACGGACACAGCTTGGCTCCCgaccactccacactccaatgGTGTCTattccatcatcatccataCACACTCGTACCTGATTACCCTCAAGATAGAACCCAGCCTCACAAGTGTAGGTTGCCTCAGTTCCCAGGTCATAGTCAGGGGTGACATCAGGAGAGTAGGACGTCATGCCATTGGTAATGGCCGGTCGAGGAGAACACTCAATGGCTGAAGGAGAAAGAAGTCATTATACTTTATTGCTCAACACCGTGGCATGTATTACTATTAaaccttcacaagttggagttGACCCACTCCAGATCCATCCACTCACACAGACCCTGTGTGTGGtgtctccattgagagtgtagccagtgttacaggtgtaggtggccacagtgtccaatGGTCTCAGACTAGCAGTCCCCATATTGTAGCCAATCATTGCATTGGTTGGATTAGTTAGTTTAGAgcaggtggtgggtggaggATCAGTCGGTCCTATGTCTATACGTATTGTTTGAAACATAAAGTTTTCTATAGAGTTATAGAAttcaccttgacaagttggagttGACCCACTCCAGATCCCTCCACTCATACAGACCCTGAAAGAGCTCCCTCCAGTGAGATTGAGGGTATAGCCAGGATTACAGTGGAAGAAAGCTATAGTGTTCACTGGTCTATTGTCAGGAGATCTATCACCAACATAGGTAACGTATCCATTGGTAAGAGTGAGGTCAGAACAAATCAGTTTTTCTAGATAGGAATTTAAAAGAATTATACGAAATCCCATTTCACTTACGCAGACAAATaggagctgacccactccactctccattactcccacaagtcctggtgctgtctccattgagagtgtatccagtgtcacatgtgtaggtggccacagtgtccactaGTCTCATACTAACAGTCCCCATATTATTGTAGttgatcattccattggtcgGATTAGTCTGGTCAGAGCAGGTAATTTCTACTCATAATTGTTTGAAAAAACTGCATGTGTAAGAGTTACAAAACTCACCTTGACATGCTGGAGCTGGCCCACTCCATCTCCCTCCACTCATACATCTCCTGGACAAGCtccctccattgagagtgtagccagtgttacaggtgtagttGGCCACAGTGTACAGACCCAGTGTTGAGTCATTGTATGAGACTATTCCATTGTTCAGAGGAGGGAGAGATGGGCACACAACTGCATGGAAGGGGGTTGTAAATGGAACCAATAGTGAATATTGCCGAACCACTCACCCAGGTTAGCACAGAAGGTCATATCTCCTCCAATAGTTGGTATAATACAGCAGTAGGAACCTGTTGGACTCAGGGTAGGGGGGTTAGTACTAGCTCTACGAGCCAGTTTGATTACTTGAGGAGCATTCCTCACAATGTACAATATATAAGCAGCAGCCTGTGACTCAGCATTGTTCAATACCACACTCCCATTAGGATACGTCCACTGTCCCATATCTTCATCTCCACTACCATTGTTGTCATCCCCAATCATGCAGCACTGAGTTAGGTTAGTCTGACAGGTGAGTGAAGGCATACCACCATCAGCATCATCTCCAATGTCAGTGATGAGGATCTCGGT comes from the Halichondria panicea chromosome 4, odHalPani1.1, whole genome shotgun sequence genome and includes:
- the LOC135335071 gene encoding receptor-type tyrosine-protein phosphatase S-like; amino-acid sequence: MTSYSPDVTPDYDLGTEATYTCEAGFYLEGNQVRVCMDDDGIDTIGVWSGREPSCVRPTAAPPTTCSDLTKPTNGMISYNMDTASSIPVGTVATYTCDTGYTLTGGTISTCESNGVWSGSPLVCQRICSDLPSLTNGMVSYSGGSPDVATYTCDAGYTSTINGEATRTCENDGMWSGSDPVCQQILCSDLTLTNGDIVYSDGSPDNRIVAIYSCNPGYTLTGGSTTRICLNGGIWDGLAPTCQAIMCPPLPTITNGMISYSPDVTSDYDLGTNTTYTCEAGFYLEGNEVRVCMDDDGMDAIGVWSGQEPSCVSTQCNSLTEPTNGNVTYSNQLRMQNGKYMYIFGTVATYTCSPGYGLNSTESRTCVTDYGRGTIGRFNGSEPTCDHIMCSALPSITNGIINYFSGTSIPYDYETRATYQCNDGHVLTSGVNERTCTGDGSTPSGQWDGAAPQCPPVDCGTPPSITNGSPGIPTTTTFTGTVTYSCNDGYALFGIATSTCQANATWSRPPECEEPTTSSTAMVVGIVAGIVILVVALLIIGAVILIVVRAQRSGKHTFSGLTFGGGRVTHKSLFTVKVDPLTPLDIPLDDHIDTLTPDADMHVGVTTSSFSKEGSGDNTQVSGIGQNSSFYTTDFPAHVDTMHEDTDKLFETEYTSISKEPHSPNNQSKLSHNTIKNRFGNVFPYDFNRVKLKPVKDVIGSDYINASYVYGYMANTKYIAAQGPLPNTLEDFWKMIFENKLQTIVMLTRCFEERKKCECYWPLKDDQPLEMGCGIVVSLTSMVAFPDFTVRKMKVNQPTLGSSPVFEVTLFHYTSWPDHGVPSSGMSLIYFTRAVRKTHPQDDPRPLLVHCSAGVGRTGTFIVLDTMLDRMEQDGMIHIYDCVTHIRKQRVLLVQTLSQYIFLHNALKELIVCGETEIPAHALMTTVNQLKEPAAADEDTPTGFQRQFKILSEFSGLDGTEDYYSSQNEENEDKNRYSQILPNEMHRVQLQFSPSGSNYINASYIHGYQQRRGYIATQGPLEHTTGDLWRMVVENGCSCIVMLCTLMEEEQEVCHRYWPKYQGEAGTYGDFTVTQQTFDAYGNYVVRKLSVAMATSDEPPSVVTQFHFTRWTEKDPPQSPTAILDVVQEVNAVQMASGNKPIVVMCNNGIGRTGVFITLHAQLERLKIEGVVDVFQFIKFARKQREGLVSNPEMYAFCHEALADYVDSFETYANFKELV
- the LOC135335203 gene encoding E-selectin-like, coding for MSGGRWSGPAPACQEITCSDQTNPTNGMINYNNMGTVSMRLVDTVATYTCDTGYTLNGDSTRTCGSNGEWSGSAPICLQKLICSDLTLTNGYVTYVGDRSPDNRPVNTIAFFHCNPGYTLNLTGGSSFRVCMSGGIWSGSTPTCQDIGPTDPPPTTCSKLTNPTNAMIGYNMGTASLRPLDTVATYTCNTGYTLNGDTTHRVCVSGWIWSGSTPTCEGLIVIHATVLSNKV